In one Ictalurus punctatus breed USDA103 chromosome 19, Coco_2.0, whole genome shotgun sequence genomic region, the following are encoded:
- the ahcyl2b gene encoding adenosylhomocysteinase like 2b isoform X2: MSVQVVAAKMAEVELKDVPKKELPVVSPVTSKTDEKGPFNNEANVSVMSPMSEPGVRGDPSPVSPNPVKMPQASAMKRPDPQQNGGEAFINSDGTVAEAPRMKKIQFADQKQEFNKRPTKIGRRSLSRSISQSSTDSYSSAASYTDSSDDETSPRDKQQKNSKGNGDFCIKNIKQAEFGRREIEIAEQEMPALMALRKRAQGEKPLAGAKVVGCTHITAQTAVLMETLSALGAQCRWAACNIYSTQNEVAAALAEGGFSVFAWKGESEDDFWWCIDRCVNVEGWQPNMILDDGGDLTHWIYKKYPNMFKKIKGIVEESVTGVHRLYQLSKAGKLCVPAMNVNDSVTKQKFDNLYCCRESILDGLKRTTDVMFGGKQVVVCGYGEVGKGCCAALKAMGSIVYVTEIDPICALQACMDGFRLVKLNEVIRQVDIVITCTGNKNVVVRENLDRMKNGCIVCNMGHSNTEIDVASLRTPELTWERVRSQVDHVIWPDGKRIVLLAEGRLLNLSCSTVPTFVLSITATTQALALIELYNAPEGRYKQDVYLLPKKMDEYVASLHLPTFDAHLTELSDEQAKYLGLNKNGPFKPNYYRY; this comes from the exons ATGTCAGTGCAGGTTGTAGCAGCGAAAATGGCTGAGGTCGAGCTAAAAGACGTCCCCAAGAAAGAATTGCCCGTCGTTTCACCTGTTACATCGAAGACAGATGAAAAAGGCCCGTTCAACAACGAGGCTAATGTTTCAGTGATGTCTCCCATGTCCGAGCCCGGTGTCAGGGGCGACCCGAGTCCTGTGAGCCCGAACCCGGTCAAGATGCCTCAAGCGTCCGCGATGAAGCGACCGGACCCGCAACAAAACGGCGGCGAGGCGTTCATTAACAGTGACGGCACGGTCGCCGAGGCTCCTCGCATGAAAAAG ATCCAGTTTGCAGACCAGAAGCAGGAGTTCAACAAACGGCCCACCAAGATCGGACGccgctctctgtctcgctccATCTCTCAGTCTTCTACAGATAGCTACAGCTCAG CTGCCTCCTACACCGATAGCTCGGATGATGAGACCTCTCCTCGAGACAAGCAGCAGAAGAACTCCAAGGGCAATGGAGATTTCTGCATCAAGAACATCAAGCAGGCTGAGTTTGGTCGCAGAGAGATAGAAATTGCTGAGCAAG AGATGCCTGCTCTCATGGCTCTGAGGAAAAGAGCTCAGGGAGAAAAGCCCCTGGCTGGAGCTAAAGTGGTGGGCTGCACTCACATCACTGCCCAGACTGCT GTACTGATGGAGACGCTGTCTGCATTGGGTGCTCAGTGCAGGTGGGCTGCTTGTAACATCTATTCCACCCAGAATGAGGTGGCAGCTGCACTTGCAGAGGGAG GCTTCTCTGTGTTTGCTTGGAAGGGTGAGTCTGAGGATGACTTCTGGTGGTGCATTGATCGCTGTGTGAACGTGGAGGGTTGGCAACCCAACATG ATTCTGGATGATGGTGGAGACCTGACACACTGGATCTATAAGAAATACCCCAACATGTTCAAGAAGATCAAAGGCATTGTGGAGGAAAGTGTGACCGGAGTTCACAG GCTGTACCAGCTGTCAAAGGCTGGCAAACTGTGTGTGCCTGCCATGAACGTCAATGACTCAGTCACCAAACAGAAATTTGACAACCTCTACTGCTGCCGCGAGTCCATTCTGGACGG tCTGAAGAGGACCACAGATGTGATGTTCGGAGGGAAACAGGTGGTGGTGTGTGGTTACGGAGAG gttggAAAGGGCTGCTGTGCTGCTTTGAAGGCAATGGGCTCTATTGTGTATGTCACAGAAATTGACCCTATTTGTGCTTTGCAGGCCTG CATGGATGGCTTCAGACTGGTCAAACTGAATGAGGTCATCAGACAAGTGGACATTGTCATCACCTGCACAG GGAACAAGAACGTGGTGGTGAGAGAAAACCTGGACCGTATGAAGAACGGCTGCATTGTCTGCAACATGGGCCACTCCAACACTGAGATCGATGTG GCAAGTTTGAGGACCCCTGAGTTGACCTGGGAGCGTGTGAGATCACAGGTGGACCATGTGATCTGGCCTGATGGCAAGAGAATAGTGTTACTGGCAGAG GGTCGCCTCCTCAACCTAAGCTGTTCTACTGTACCCACATTCGTCCTGTCCATCACAGCCACAACCCAG GCTCTGGCTCTGATAGAGCTGTACAATGCTCCAGAGGGCCGCTACAAACAGGATGTTTACCTGCTGCCTAAGAAGATGG ACGAGTATGTGGCCAGCCTTCACCTGCCCACATTTGATGCCCACCTCACTGAGCTGAGCGATGAGCAGGCCAAGTATCTAGGCCTAAACAAAAATGGTCCCTTCAAGCCAAATTACTACAG GTATTAA
- the ahcyl2b gene encoding adenosylhomocysteinase like 2b isoform X1: protein MSVQVVAAKMAEVELKDVPKKELPVVSPVTSKTDEKGPFNNEANVSVMSPMSEPGVRGDPSPVSPNPVKMPQASAMKRPDPQQNGGEAFINSDGTVAEAPRMKKQIQFADQKQEFNKRPTKIGRRSLSRSISQSSTDSYSSAASYTDSSDDETSPRDKQQKNSKGNGDFCIKNIKQAEFGRREIEIAEQEMPALMALRKRAQGEKPLAGAKVVGCTHITAQTAVLMETLSALGAQCRWAACNIYSTQNEVAAALAEGGFSVFAWKGESEDDFWWCIDRCVNVEGWQPNMILDDGGDLTHWIYKKYPNMFKKIKGIVEESVTGVHRLYQLSKAGKLCVPAMNVNDSVTKQKFDNLYCCRESILDGLKRTTDVMFGGKQVVVCGYGEVGKGCCAALKAMGSIVYVTEIDPICALQACMDGFRLVKLNEVIRQVDIVITCTGNKNVVVRENLDRMKNGCIVCNMGHSNTEIDVASLRTPELTWERVRSQVDHVIWPDGKRIVLLAEGRLLNLSCSTVPTFVLSITATTQALALIELYNAPEGRYKQDVYLLPKKMDEYVASLHLPTFDAHLTELSDEQAKYLGLNKNGPFKPNYYRY, encoded by the exons ATGTCAGTGCAGGTTGTAGCAGCGAAAATGGCTGAGGTCGAGCTAAAAGACGTCCCCAAGAAAGAATTGCCCGTCGTTTCACCTGTTACATCGAAGACAGATGAAAAAGGCCCGTTCAACAACGAGGCTAATGTTTCAGTGATGTCTCCCATGTCCGAGCCCGGTGTCAGGGGCGACCCGAGTCCTGTGAGCCCGAACCCGGTCAAGATGCCTCAAGCGTCCGCGATGAAGCGACCGGACCCGCAACAAAACGGCGGCGAGGCGTTCATTAACAGTGACGGCACGGTCGCCGAGGCTCCTCGCATGAAAAAG CAGATCCAGTTTGCAGACCAGAAGCAGGAGTTCAACAAACGGCCCACCAAGATCGGACGccgctctctgtctcgctccATCTCTCAGTCTTCTACAGATAGCTACAGCTCAG CTGCCTCCTACACCGATAGCTCGGATGATGAGACCTCTCCTCGAGACAAGCAGCAGAAGAACTCCAAGGGCAATGGAGATTTCTGCATCAAGAACATCAAGCAGGCTGAGTTTGGTCGCAGAGAGATAGAAATTGCTGAGCAAG AGATGCCTGCTCTCATGGCTCTGAGGAAAAGAGCTCAGGGAGAAAAGCCCCTGGCTGGAGCTAAAGTGGTGGGCTGCACTCACATCACTGCCCAGACTGCT GTACTGATGGAGACGCTGTCTGCATTGGGTGCTCAGTGCAGGTGGGCTGCTTGTAACATCTATTCCACCCAGAATGAGGTGGCAGCTGCACTTGCAGAGGGAG GCTTCTCTGTGTTTGCTTGGAAGGGTGAGTCTGAGGATGACTTCTGGTGGTGCATTGATCGCTGTGTGAACGTGGAGGGTTGGCAACCCAACATG ATTCTGGATGATGGTGGAGACCTGACACACTGGATCTATAAGAAATACCCCAACATGTTCAAGAAGATCAAAGGCATTGTGGAGGAAAGTGTGACCGGAGTTCACAG GCTGTACCAGCTGTCAAAGGCTGGCAAACTGTGTGTGCCTGCCATGAACGTCAATGACTCAGTCACCAAACAGAAATTTGACAACCTCTACTGCTGCCGCGAGTCCATTCTGGACGG tCTGAAGAGGACCACAGATGTGATGTTCGGAGGGAAACAGGTGGTGGTGTGTGGTTACGGAGAG gttggAAAGGGCTGCTGTGCTGCTTTGAAGGCAATGGGCTCTATTGTGTATGTCACAGAAATTGACCCTATTTGTGCTTTGCAGGCCTG CATGGATGGCTTCAGACTGGTCAAACTGAATGAGGTCATCAGACAAGTGGACATTGTCATCACCTGCACAG GGAACAAGAACGTGGTGGTGAGAGAAAACCTGGACCGTATGAAGAACGGCTGCATTGTCTGCAACATGGGCCACTCCAACACTGAGATCGATGTG GCAAGTTTGAGGACCCCTGAGTTGACCTGGGAGCGTGTGAGATCACAGGTGGACCATGTGATCTGGCCTGATGGCAAGAGAATAGTGTTACTGGCAGAG GGTCGCCTCCTCAACCTAAGCTGTTCTACTGTACCCACATTCGTCCTGTCCATCACAGCCACAACCCAG GCTCTGGCTCTGATAGAGCTGTACAATGCTCCAGAGGGCCGCTACAAACAGGATGTTTACCTGCTGCCTAAGAAGATGG ACGAGTATGTGGCCAGCCTTCACCTGCCCACATTTGATGCCCACCTCACTGAGCTGAGCGATGAGCAGGCCAAGTATCTAGGCCTAAACAAAAATGGTCCCTTCAAGCCAAATTACTACAG GTATTAA